A stretch of the Azospirillum thiophilum genome encodes the following:
- a CDS encoding carboxylase, with protein sequence MTARQPSFAPLHPAARDAGEVQIVDTTLRDAQQCLWTTRMTAGMMLPIADAMERANFAMIDFMAPVQFDVCVRYLKEDPWEKARFFRSKFQRTPLRGYCRSKSLLGFSLVPDDIVELWIERLCANGFSVVGTLDALFDIDNMVLSLRKAKRMGMWAVGALVFCESPLHTDDLYARTARALIEKADVDAIMIKDSGALLTPDRIRTLVPALKAVMGSRPLELHSHCNTGLAPLVYLEGARLGVDQLHTSIAPLASGPAQPSVQGTLRNLDLAGWKTMVDRPAVDEISAYLEDLAAQEGFPVGRPMEYDSFHYRHQMPGGMLANWRFQLRQNGLEHRFDEILYEVARVREELAWPIMVTPFAQIIAVQAMLNVVHGERYRVVPDEVKMYALGHFGRLLAPVAPDVLDRIVANGSPKIPLTPEPLPPALPELRRKYPNASDDERLLRFMFAGDEVGEMIAAGPLRTGPVLRQPLERLLSALLDRPAVKHFQVEKGASRFSLSRSA encoded by the coding sequence ATGACCGCCCGCCAGCCCAGCTTCGCCCCCCTGCATCCGGCCGCCCGCGACGCGGGGGAGGTGCAGATCGTCGACACCACGCTGCGCGACGCGCAGCAATGCCTGTGGACCACCCGCATGACGGCGGGGATGATGCTGCCGATCGCCGACGCGATGGAGCGGGCGAACTTCGCCATGATCGACTTCATGGCGCCGGTGCAGTTCGACGTCTGCGTCCGTTACCTGAAGGAAGACCCGTGGGAGAAGGCCCGCTTCTTCCGCTCGAAGTTCCAGCGCACCCCGCTGCGCGGCTATTGCCGCAGCAAGAGCCTGCTCGGCTTCAGCCTGGTTCCCGACGACATCGTGGAATTGTGGATCGAACGGCTGTGCGCCAACGGCTTCAGCGTCGTCGGCACGCTCGACGCCCTGTTCGACATCGACAACATGGTGCTCAGCCTGCGCAAGGCGAAGCGGATGGGGATGTGGGCGGTCGGCGCCCTGGTCTTCTGCGAAAGCCCGCTGCACACCGACGACCTCTACGCCCGCACCGCGCGGGCGCTGATCGAGAAGGCCGACGTCGACGCGATCATGATCAAGGATTCCGGCGCGCTGCTGACGCCGGACCGCATCCGCACGCTGGTCCCGGCGCTGAAGGCGGTGATGGGGTCGCGCCCGCTGGAGCTGCACAGCCATTGCAACACCGGGCTGGCCCCGCTGGTCTATCTGGAAGGGGCGCGCCTGGGCGTCGACCAGTTGCACACCTCCATCGCGCCGCTCGCCAGCGGTCCGGCCCAACCGTCGGTGCAGGGAACCCTGCGCAACCTGGATCTGGCCGGATGGAAGACCATGGTCGACCGGCCGGCGGTGGACGAGATCAGCGCCTATCTGGAGGATCTGGCCGCCCAGGAAGGTTTCCCGGTCGGACGGCCGATGGAGTATGATTCCTTCCATTACCGCCACCAGATGCCTGGCGGCATGCTCGCCAACTGGCGGTTCCAGCTTCGCCAGAACGGGCTGGAGCACCGTTTCGACGAGATCCTGTACGAGGTCGCCCGCGTGCGCGAGGAGTTGGCCTGGCCGATCATGGTGACGCCTTTCGCGCAGATCATCGCGGTGCAGGCGATGCTGAACGTCGTCCATGGCGAGCGGTACCGCGTGGTGCCCGACGAGGTGAAGATGTACGCGCTCGGGCATTTCGGCCGGCTGCTGGCGCCGGTGGCGCCCGACGTGCTCGACCGCATCGTCGCCAACGGGTCGCCGAAGATCCCGCTGACGCCGGAACCCCTGCCGCCGGCCCTGCCGGAGTTGCGGCGGAAATACCCGAACGCCAGCGACGACGAGCGCCTGCTGCGCTTCATGTTCGCGGGCGACGAGGTCGGGGAGATGATCGCCGCCGGACCGCTGCGGACCGGGCCGGTGTTGCGGCAACCGCTCGAACGGCTGTTGAGCGCCTTGCTCGACCGCCCGGCGGTGAAGCATTTCCAGGTGGAAAAGGGGGCGTCCCGGTTCAGCCTCTCACGGTCGGCGTGA
- a CDS encoding GntR family transcriptional regulator, producing MTTDPPSDIGAAPAKRPGRRAQRAVIMSTDGSRPLYKEVKLAITRILSAGEVGGGDAIPTEKQLSERFGVSVGTIRKAIDELVAERVLIRQQGRGTFLAPLSPERMLNYFWHIVRKDGTREVPIVQTLGFQGVPADAETAARLGIPPGAGIFRIRNLLLLGGEPVIIDDIRIAQAMFPGLTEADFVSRDTTVYGLYQSRFNVSVLKAFDRLSAVAADPASAKQLGVALSTPLLQIDRIALTFEDRPVESRRSLLLTDRYEYHNALTSEEH from the coding sequence ATGACGACCGACCCACCTTCCGACATCGGGGCCGCGCCGGCCAAGCGCCCCGGACGCCGCGCCCAACGCGCGGTGATCATGAGCACCGACGGCTCGCGCCCGCTCTACAAGGAGGTGAAGCTCGCCATCACGCGGATCCTGAGCGCCGGGGAGGTCGGCGGCGGCGACGCGATTCCGACGGAGAAGCAACTCTCCGAACGCTTCGGCGTCAGCGTCGGCACCATCCGCAAGGCCATCGACGAGCTGGTGGCGGAACGCGTTCTGATCCGCCAGCAGGGACGGGGAACCTTCCTCGCCCCGCTCAGTCCGGAGCGGATGCTGAACTATTTCTGGCACATCGTCCGCAAGGACGGAACGCGCGAGGTGCCCATCGTCCAGACGCTCGGCTTCCAGGGCGTTCCGGCGGACGCGGAGACGGCGGCGCGGCTCGGCATCCCGCCGGGCGCCGGGATCTTCCGCATCCGCAACCTGCTGCTGCTGGGCGGCGAACCGGTCATCATCGACGACATCCGGATCGCCCAGGCGATGTTTCCCGGACTGACCGAGGCCGATTTCGTCTCGCGCGACACCACGGTCTACGGACTCTATCAGAGCCGGTTCAACGTCAGCGTGCTCAAGGCGTTCGACCGTCTGTCCGCCGTCGCCGCCGATCCGGCCTCGGCCAAGCAGTTGGGCGTCGCCCTCAGCACGCCGCTGCTGCAAATCGACCGCATCGCGCTGACCTTCGAGGACCGGCCGGTGGAAAGCCGCCGTTCGCTGCTGCTCACCGACCGCTACGAGTATCACAACGCGCTGACGTCCGAAGAGCACTGA
- a CDS encoding amidohydrolase family protein, with product MTYSLPPILDMRLRPPIPAWTRGSVFRTAMHYPRHFFTFKGARSAWLESVDVLFEEMESAGIRYGVLMGRASSGAGNLGGVANKEIVEAVAQYPNRFLGFLGVDLDDIEQGLAEIREFAGEANIKGISIEPGSAREPRWADDPSLEPIYEIAREFDLPVSISLSGLLSALAGHDITWSRPVSIQRAAQRHPDVKFIVSHAAWPYAEEMVVVALACPNIYVSPDLYAATAGMIGADTYVKGANLFLEDRTLFGTAYPVKDIQESLSDFLQMGWRPEIVPKILWGNAAKLLKIDA from the coding sequence ATGACCTATTCGCTGCCCCCCATCCTCGACATGCGCCTGCGCCCGCCGATTCCGGCCTGGACGCGTGGCAGCGTGTTCCGCACCGCGATGCACTATCCCCGGCATTTCTTCACCTTCAAGGGCGCCCGCTCCGCCTGGCTCGAATCGGTGGACGTGCTGTTCGAGGAGATGGAGTCCGCCGGCATCCGCTACGGCGTGCTGATGGGCCGCGCCTCGTCCGGTGCCGGCAATCTCGGCGGGGTCGCCAACAAGGAGATCGTCGAGGCGGTCGCCCAATATCCCAACCGCTTCCTGGGATTCCTCGGCGTCGATCTCGACGACATCGAACAGGGGCTGGCGGAAATCCGCGAATTCGCCGGCGAGGCGAACATCAAGGGCATCTCCATCGAACCCGGCTCCGCCCGCGAACCGCGCTGGGCCGACGATCCCAGCCTGGAACCGATCTACGAGATCGCCCGCGAGTTCGACCTGCCGGTATCCATTTCGCTGTCCGGTCTGCTGTCGGCCTTGGCCGGGCACGACATCACATGGTCGCGGCCGGTGTCGATCCAGCGGGCGGCGCAGCGCCATCCCGACGTGAAATTCATCGTGTCCCACGCGGCCTGGCCCTACGCCGAGGAGATGGTCGTGGTGGCGCTGGCCTGCCCCAACATCTACGTCTCGCCCGACCTCTACGCCGCCACCGCCGGAATGATCGGCGCCGACACCTATGTGAAGGGCGCCAATCTGTTCCTGGAGGACCGGACGCTGTTCGGCACCGCCTATCCGGTGAAGGACATCCAGGAATCGCTGAGCGATTTCCTCCAGATGGGTTGGCGGCCGGAAATCGTTCCGAAGATCCTCTGGGGCAACGCCGCCAAGCTGCTGAAGATCGACGCCTGA
- a CDS encoding acetyl-CoA carboxylase biotin carboxyl carrier protein, which translates to MPASDFTHDDVTRMLRLIDDASDIELRIEVGDMKLHMRKFSGASPSPSPSPAAAAAAAPALETPQPFAAPAALQPAPSAPPPTRAAPAAAKPDEGLIAVRAPMLGRFYRTPSPSEPPFVEVGTHVEPDDTLCLVEVMKLFNTVPAGVRGTVTAFLVEHNAMVEEDQILVTIRPDAPAARTS; encoded by the coding sequence ATGCCTGCATCGGATTTCACCCACGACGACGTGACGCGGATGCTCCGCCTGATCGACGACGCCTCCGACATCGAACTGCGGATCGAGGTCGGCGACATGAAGCTGCACATGCGCAAATTCAGCGGCGCGTCACCATCCCCGTCCCCGTCTCCGGCTGCGGCTGCGGCTGCGGCCCCGGCGCTGGAGACGCCGCAACCCTTCGCCGCCCCGGCCGCGCTCCAACCGGCGCCATCCGCGCCGCCGCCAACTCGGGCCGCGCCCGCCGCCGCCAAGCCGGATGAGGGGCTGATCGCCGTGCGGGCGCCGATGCTCGGCCGTTTCTACCGCACCCCGTCGCCGAGCGAGCCGCCCTTCGTCGAGGTCGGCACCCATGTCGAACCGGACGACACCCTGTGTCTGGTCGAGGTGATGAAACTGTTCAACACGGTGCCGGCCGGCGTGCGCGGCACGGTGACGGCCTTCCTGGTCGAACACAACGCGATGGTCGAGGAGGACCAGATCCTCGTCACCATCCGCCCCGACGCCCCCGCCGCGAGGACGTCATGA
- the accC gene encoding acetyl-CoA carboxylase biotin carboxylase subunit, which yields MPIRRILVANRGEIALRVIRACRDLGIEAVQVHSSADQDSLPVRLADASVCIGGPSATESYLNVDALIDAAMRTGCDAVHPGYGFLSENAGFARTCEERGLVFIGPNPAVIDAMGDKAAARRIAVEAGVPVSPGSPDPVSGADEAAAIAGKVGYPVLIKASAGGGGRGMRVVADEAALRDTLERASAEAAASFGNGAVYIEKYLPRVRHVEVQVMGDGDHVVHMGERDCSVQRRHQKLVEESPSPGISSDLRRRITESACALARHVRYRSAGTLEFIVDADSEEFFFIEMNTRIQVEHPVTEAVTGLDLVKLQIIVADTGILPLRQEDVHFSGHAIECRINAEDPDKGFLPKPGVLKDFHAPAGPGIRVDSHAYPGYALPPYYDSLLAKIVSWGRTREEAIARMRRALAETRVEGVPTTIGFHQRLLSDDRFLAGAVHTRYVRETMWAGHPMQHML from the coding sequence ATGCCCATTCGGCGAATCCTGGTGGCGAACCGGGGCGAGATCGCGTTGCGCGTCATCCGCGCCTGCCGCGATCTCGGCATCGAAGCGGTCCAGGTCCATTCCTCGGCGGATCAGGATTCGCTTCCCGTACGGCTGGCCGACGCCTCCGTGTGCATCGGCGGGCCGTCCGCGACGGAAAGCTATCTGAACGTCGATGCGCTCATCGACGCGGCGATGCGGACCGGCTGCGACGCGGTTCATCCCGGCTACGGCTTCCTGTCCGAGAATGCGGGCTTCGCGCGGACCTGCGAGGAGCGCGGGCTGGTCTTCATCGGGCCGAATCCGGCGGTGATCGATGCCATGGGCGACAAGGCGGCGGCGCGGCGCATCGCGGTGGAGGCCGGCGTCCCGGTGTCGCCCGGCTCGCCCGACCCGGTGTCCGGCGCCGACGAAGCCGCCGCCATCGCCGGCAAGGTCGGCTACCCGGTCCTGATCAAGGCGTCGGCCGGCGGCGGCGGGCGCGGCATGCGGGTGGTGGCCGACGAAGCCGCCCTGCGCGACACGCTGGAACGCGCCTCGGCCGAGGCCGCCGCCTCCTTCGGCAACGGCGCCGTCTACATCGAGAAATATCTGCCGCGCGTCCGTCACGTCGAGGTGCAGGTGATGGGCGACGGCGACCATGTCGTCCACATGGGCGAGCGGGATTGCAGCGTCCAGCGCCGCCATCAGAAACTGGTCGAGGAAAGCCCGTCCCCCGGCATTTCCAGCGACCTGCGCCGCCGCATCACCGAATCCGCCTGCGCGCTGGCCCGCCATGTGCGCTACCGCAGCGCCGGCACCCTGGAATTCATCGTCGACGCCGACAGCGAGGAGTTCTTCTTCATCGAGATGAACACCCGCATCCAGGTCGAGCATCCGGTGACGGAGGCGGTGACCGGCCTCGATCTGGTCAAGCTCCAGATCATCGTCGCCGACACCGGAATCCTGCCGCTGCGCCAGGAGGACGTCCACTTCTCGGGTCACGCCATCGAATGCCGGATCAACGCCGAGGATCCGGACAAGGGCTTCCTGCCGAAACCCGGCGTGCTGAAGGACTTCCATGCGCCGGCCGGGCCGGGCATCCGGGTCGACAGCCACGCCTACCCCGGCTACGCCCTGCCGCCCTATTACGACAGCCTGCTGGCCAAGATCGTCAGCTGGGGCCGCACCCGCGAGGAAGCCATCGCCCGCATGCGCCGGGCGCTGGCCGAAACCCGCGTGGAGGGCGTGCCGACGACCATCGGCTTCCACCAGCGGCTGCTGTCCGACGACCGGTTCCTCGCCGGGGCGGTCCACACCCGTTACGTCCGTGAAACGATGTGGGCCGGACATCCCATGCAGCACATGCTGTAA
- a CDS encoding TRAP transporter large permease produces the protein MEGSLIALISVSAVGLFALGVPLVLIIGHWVLWVSIVTDFTLANLGVTLFEGINFFGLLALPLFILTGDIINAAGIAKRLTDFAYSTLSWVRGGLGMAAIGACGMFAAISGSNAATTATIGSIMYREMRDGKYGANFSAATLASGGVVGIIIPPSIVFVIYGFLMNLSIGDLFMAGLIPGALMILAMQAVCIVVSWRNSWGEVVPFKAGVSLRSGLRAYLGFMAIGIVLFGIYSGIFSPTEAAAMTVVFGFVAGTLVTGEIRWRSLPTVLLRSGQIAGMLVPLVALSIVMQQLLSIIGTQAFIANLLSGIGGYYATLGISMITVLIAGCFLESVPITIILAPILAPIAHAAGIDPIQFAMVFVIGAAIGFITPPFGLNLFVASSITGIPYLRIVPYVMPYLFALLIAWGLVALVPAFSTFLPAISGAG, from the coding sequence ATGGAAGGTTCCCTGATCGCCCTGATATCCGTGAGCGCCGTCGGGCTGTTCGCGCTGGGCGTGCCGCTGGTGCTGATCATCGGCCATTGGGTGCTGTGGGTCAGCATCGTCACCGATTTCACGCTCGCCAATCTGGGCGTGACGCTGTTCGAGGGCATCAATTTCTTCGGGCTGCTGGCCTTGCCGCTGTTCATCCTGACCGGCGACATCATCAACGCCGCCGGCATCGCCAAACGCCTGACCGACTTCGCCTATTCGACCCTGAGCTGGGTCCGGGGCGGGCTGGGAATGGCGGCCATCGGTGCCTGCGGCATGTTCGCGGCGATTTCCGGATCCAACGCCGCGACGACGGCGACCATCGGATCGATCATGTACCGCGAGATGCGGGACGGCAAATACGGCGCCAACTTCTCCGCCGCTACCCTGGCGTCCGGCGGCGTGGTCGGCATCATCATTCCGCCCTCGATCGTCTTCGTCATCTACGGCTTCCTGATGAATCTGTCGATCGGCGACCTGTTCATGGCGGGGCTGATTCCCGGCGCGCTGATGATCCTCGCCATGCAGGCGGTGTGCATCGTCGTGTCCTGGCGGAATTCCTGGGGCGAGGTGGTGCCCTTCAAGGCGGGCGTCTCGCTTCGCAGCGGGTTGCGCGCCTATCTCGGATTCATGGCGATCGGCATCGTCCTGTTCGGCATCTACAGCGGCATCTTCTCCCCCACCGAGGCGGCGGCGATGACGGTGGTGTTCGGCTTCGTCGCCGGCACGCTGGTCACCGGCGAGATCCGCTGGCGCTCGCTGCCGACCGTTCTGCTGCGTTCGGGCCAGATCGCCGGCATGCTGGTGCCGCTGGTCGCCCTGTCGATCGTCATGCAGCAATTGCTGTCGATCATCGGAACCCAGGCGTTCATCGCCAATCTGCTGAGCGGAATCGGGGGCTACTACGCCACCCTTGGCATCTCGATGATAACTGTGCTGATCGCCGGCTGTTTCCTGGAAAGCGTGCCGATCACCATCATCCTCGCCCCGATCCTGGCGCCCATCGCGCACGCGGCGGGGATCGACCCGATCCAGTTCGCCATGGTCTTCGTCATCGGCGCCGCCATCGGCTTCATCACGCCGCCCTTCGGGCTGAATCTGTTCGTGGCGAGCAGCATCACCGGTATTCCCTATCTGCGCATCGTTCCCTATGTGATGCCCTACCTGTTCGCCCTGCTGATCGCCTGGGGTCTGGTGGCCCTGGTGCCCGCCTTCTCGACCTTCCTTCCGGCCATCAGCGGCGCCGGATGA
- a CDS encoding MmgE/PrpD family protein, producing the protein MDITRGIARNVAASTIDAFPDEVVAYAKTLTMSAFGAMVAGGTCTGSDIVTRYVKRAGGTPEATVFGEDVRLPVEMAAFANATYAHATEYEDDSFPEAVSSYTIVPVAVALGEQLGSSGRDVLAAFVAGYETQARIGLACREARRLGYMVLSLAGSIGCAATAARLFGLDAERTANALSIAASQASGVGYQTGTMAHIVEMGFSARNGLTAALLARDGFTGQPDVLEAPRGLFAMITAGKIEAPERILADWGRPYRILEVGIKEFPCCYHLQRIIETTMELRSEGIAAADVERVEVEVNAFFPTVVQHLEPHDELQAQFSLPHAVAAAFLDPRVLPASFARERIEDPAVRDFRSRVAMVVREDWGWAPTGWTPRLTYRLRDGRVIVREPPGSRGQPPNLLSFDEAIPKYRGCVEGRIAEESIVESLAILRDLERCADVSALARAVSRPGFR; encoded by the coding sequence ATGGACATAACCCGCGGCATCGCCCGCAACGTCGCCGCCTCCACGATCGACGCGTTCCCGGACGAGGTGGTGGCGTACGCCAAGACGCTGACCATGAGCGCGTTCGGCGCCATGGTCGCGGGCGGCACCTGCACCGGCTCGGACATCGTCACCCGCTACGTCAAGCGGGCCGGCGGCACGCCCGAGGCGACCGTGTTCGGCGAGGACGTCCGCTTGCCGGTCGAGATGGCGGCCTTCGCCAACGCCACCTACGCCCACGCCACCGAATACGAGGACGACAGCTTTCCCGAAGCGGTGTCGAGCTACACCATCGTGCCGGTCGCGGTCGCGCTGGGCGAGCAGCTCGGCTCCAGCGGCCGCGACGTGCTGGCCGCCTTCGTCGCCGGTTACGAGACACAGGCCCGCATCGGCCTTGCCTGCCGCGAGGCGCGGCGGCTGGGCTACATGGTGCTCAGCCTTGCCGGTTCCATCGGCTGCGCCGCGACGGCGGCCCGGCTGTTCGGCCTGGACGCCGAGCGCACCGCCAACGCGCTCAGCATCGCGGCGTCGCAGGCGAGCGGCGTCGGCTATCAGACCGGCACCATGGCCCACATCGTCGAGATGGGCTTTTCGGCGCGGAACGGGCTGACCGCCGCGCTGCTGGCCCGCGACGGCTTCACCGGCCAGCCGGACGTGCTGGAAGCGCCGCGCGGCCTCTTCGCGATGATCACCGCCGGCAAGATCGAGGCGCCGGAGCGCATTCTGGCCGATTGGGGCCGCCCCTATCGCATCCTGGAGGTCGGCATCAAGGAGTTCCCCTGCTGCTATCACCTTCAGCGCATCATCGAGACGACGATGGAACTGCGGTCCGAGGGCATCGCCGCCGCCGACGTCGAACGGGTCGAGGTCGAGGTCAACGCCTTCTTCCCGACGGTGGTGCAGCATCTGGAACCGCATGACGAGCTTCAGGCCCAATTCAGCCTGCCGCACGCCGTCGCCGCCGCCTTTCTGGATCCGCGCGTGCTGCCCGCCAGCTTCGCGCGCGAGCGGATCGAGGATCCGGCGGTCCGCGACTTCCGCAGCCGCGTCGCCATGGTGGTTCGCGAGGATTGGGGCTGGGCGCCCACCGGCTGGACACCGCGCCTCACCTACCGCCTGCGCGACGGCCGGGTGATCGTGCGCGAACCGCCGGGATCGCGCGGGCAGCCGCCGAACCTGCTGTCCTTCGACGAGGCGATACCCAAATACCGCGGCTGCGTCGAAGGGCGCATCGCCGAGGAGTCCATCGTCGAATCGCTGGCGATCCTGCGCGATCTGGAACGCTGCGCCGATGTTTCCGCCCTGGCGCGCGCCGTAAGCCGCCCCGGCTTCCGCTGA
- a CDS encoding N-acyl homoserine lactonase family protein, with amino-acid sequence MADDAIHELFAIRYATHPERRRSHNRMFHDPHDGPEPLDYFVWLARGPRRTVLIDVGYGEALAAERGHRYLVSPAVTLRKMGVEPSDIDDVIITHMHWDHIGDFAPYTNARLHVQDSEMHYACGKYMQHAPVRRAYRVEDVCCVLQRLYRDQVVVHDGDAELAPGVSLHHVGGHTMGLQVVRVRTRRGLVVVASDAFHLYRNLEEQNPFPIQHDVAAAAQSWRTIEALSGSRSRIVPGHDPLVMSLYPPVDGTDGMAVRLDEDPRALGGGAE; translated from the coding sequence ATGGCCGACGACGCCATCCACGAGCTGTTCGCGATACGCTACGCCACCCACCCGGAACGGCGGCGCAGCCACAACCGGATGTTCCACGATCCGCACGACGGGCCGGAACCGCTCGACTACTTCGTGTGGCTGGCGCGCGGTCCGAGGCGGACGGTGCTGATCGACGTCGGCTATGGCGAAGCGCTGGCGGCGGAGCGCGGGCATCGCTACCTCGTCAGTCCCGCCGTCACGCTCCGCAAGATGGGGGTGGAGCCGTCGGACATCGACGACGTGATCATCACCCACATGCATTGGGACCATATCGGCGATTTCGCGCCCTACACCAACGCCCGCCTGCATGTGCAGGATTCGGAAATGCACTACGCCTGCGGCAAGTACATGCAGCACGCCCCGGTCCGCCGCGCCTATCGGGTCGAGGATGTGTGCTGCGTGTTGCAGCGGCTGTACCGCGACCAGGTCGTCGTGCATGACGGCGACGCCGAACTGGCCCCCGGTGTCTCGCTGCACCATGTCGGCGGCCACACCATGGGGCTTCAGGTCGTCCGCGTGCGCACCCGCCGGGGGTTGGTGGTGGTGGCGTCGGACGCCTTCCACCTCTACCGCAATCTGGAGGAACAGAATCCCTTTCCCATCCAGCACGACGTCGCGGCCGCGGCGCAGTCCTGGCGGACCATCGAGGCGCTGTCGGGCAGCCGTTCGCGCATCGTCCCCGGCCACGATCCGCTGGTGATGTCGCTCTATCCGCCGGTCGACGGGACGGACGGCATGGCCGTCCGCCTGGACGAGGATCCCCGCGCCCTGGGTGGCGGAGCGGAGTGA
- a CDS encoding TRAP transporter small permease has translation MRRHEAIGMDDMHNEAAALPDRPAADRPAKDLAKDQAKDQAKPRRGALAWLDDNIEPVFMNIAYVAMVAIVFEQVVLRFVFKTQIAWSTSVAIYMFIWLTWLGASYNVKTRSHLAFSEIRTRLPYSGQFACLILDAVLWVSFAVVVIYYTSEQVVILHENFAIVPGTSDLMQWWFYLISPIGWSLIIFRALQNLWKDVRAYRRGEPFNLGSLSLDQ, from the coding sequence ATGAGGCGCCACGAGGCCATCGGGATGGACGACATGCACAACGAAGCCGCAGCGCTGCCGGACCGCCCGGCGGCCGACCGACCGGCCAAGGACCTTGCCAAGGATCAGGCCAAGGATCAGGCCAAGCCGCGACGCGGCGCCCTGGCCTGGCTCGACGACAACATCGAACCGGTCTTCATGAACATCGCCTATGTGGCCATGGTCGCCATCGTGTTCGAGCAGGTGGTGCTGCGGTTCGTCTTCAAGACGCAGATCGCCTGGAGCACCAGCGTCGCCATCTACATGTTCATCTGGCTGACCTGGCTGGGCGCGTCCTACAATGTGAAGACCCGCTCGCACCTCGCCTTCTCGGAAATCCGCACGCGCCTGCCCTACTCCGGGCAGTTCGCCTGCCTGATCCTGGACGCGGTGCTGTGGGTGTCCTTCGCCGTGGTCGTGATCTACTACACCAGCGAACAGGTCGTCATCCTTCACGAGAATTTCGCCATCGTGCCGGGGACCAGCGACCTGATGCAGTGGTGGTTCTATCTGATCAGCCCGATCGGCTGGTCGCTCATCATCTTCCGCGCGCTGCAAAATCTCTGGAAGGACGTCCGCGCCTATCGCCGTGGGGAGCCGTTCAACCTCGGCTCCCTGTCCCTGGATCAGTGA
- a CDS encoding TRAP transporter substrate-binding protein — protein sequence MMKQLAGINRRDLMGIMGRFGATSTLLAASGMAGVVGAPALARAAEQTQAKRNATPAKFQFRYGGAGYNPEALRIVHVGCLDFIREVEALSNGAIRVEFIGNNQICNELDCVKKTQQGIIDIFTSATQNAAGGAPYYNVLDFAYLFPSRAAFYHFFYHPKSEALLREPLRKRHGIQFLFTMFEARGLMMGLKYKDRPTISSLAELQGTKNRVTGTQLGRITMELLGLNPVPVAWEETLDGLKQGLIDGAETWSSAVVAFNMTPVVSQAVELGMFAGLEHAAMSTKSFDKLGSELQGVVLEAAYITQVRIQAAHEAALTNVVGATNPPTEGTVFHKMGVRVAMLPDAEMEKAERLASPEFVPGPWEQWRERLNGWSGGQDVFKEIHAIAREIPRKTPAQDVAPRRWWQNA from the coding sequence ATGATGAAACAATTGGCGGGAATCAACCGGCGCGATCTGATGGGCATCATGGGGCGCTTCGGTGCGACGTCCACGCTGCTGGCGGCCTCCGGCATGGCCGGTGTCGTCGGTGCGCCGGCCCTGGCGCGGGCGGCGGAACAGACACAGGCCAAGCGCAACGCGACTCCCGCGAAATTCCAGTTCCGCTACGGCGGCGCCGGTTACAACCCGGAGGCGTTGCGCATCGTCCATGTCGGCTGTCTCGATTTCATTCGCGAGGTCGAGGCGCTGAGCAACGGCGCCATCCGTGTCGAGTTCATCGGCAACAACCAGATCTGCAACGAACTCGACTGCGTGAAGAAGACACAGCAGGGCATCATCGACATCTTCACCTCGGCGACGCAGAACGCGGCGGGCGGGGCCCCCTATTACAATGTGCTCGACTTCGCCTATCTGTTCCCGTCGCGGGCGGCCTTCTACCATTTCTTCTACCACCCCAAGAGCGAGGCCCTGCTGCGCGAGCCGTTGCGCAAGCGCCATGGCATCCAGTTCCTCTTCACCATGTTCGAGGCGCGCGGCCTCATGATGGGGCTGAAATACAAGGACCGGCCGACGATCTCCTCGCTCGCCGAACTCCAGGGAACCAAGAACCGTGTCACCGGCACGCAGCTTGGCCGCATCACCATGGAATTGCTGGGGCTGAATCCCGTCCCCGTCGCCTGGGAAGAGACGCTCGACGGGCTGAAGCAGGGGTTGATCGACGGGGCCGAGACATGGTCGTCGGCCGTGGTCGCCTTCAACATGACGCCGGTGGTGTCGCAGGCGGTCGAGCTGGGCATGTTCGCCGGGCTGGAGCACGCGGCGATGAGCACCAAGAGCTTCGACAAGCTCGGCTCCGAGCTTCAGGGCGTGGTGCTGGAGGCGGCCTACATCACGCAGGTGCGCATCCAGGCGGCGCACGAGGCGGCGCTGACCAACGTCGTCGGCGCCACCAACCCGCCGACCGAGGGAACCGTCTTCCACAAGATGGGCGTCCGCGTCGCCATGCTGCCCGATGCGGAAATGGAGAAGGCCGAGCGGCTGGCCTCGCCCGAATTCGTTCCGGGACCGTGGGAGCAATGGCGCGAGCGGCTGAACGGCTGGTCCGGCGGGCAGGACGTGTTCAAGGAGATCCACGCGATCGCCCGCGAAATTCCCCGCAAGACACCGGCGCAGGACGTCGCTCCACGCCGCTGGTGGCAGAACGCCTGA